In Methylomonas sp. MK1, the genomic stretch CCCGCCATCGGTGCTAATAATACTTGGTTGGGAAGTTCGTAAGGGCCAATTCGCATGAAAAGCCAAGCTAGTCGAAAAAGGCGGCAAATGATACCCGAAAACGCGCGGATTAACGACGGTTAGAGGAATGTTCTTGAAAATCGTTGATGGCGTTGATTTGGGAGTAAGTCCTGATTGTTAATTTGGCTTTTAAATATTCTGTGACCATCCTTGCCGCGAAATCCGGGAATGAAGCAGAAGCTTAAGCAATCGGAGAGATTTCCGGATTTGTTGAAGAGGATTGCATCGTTTGCCTGCGATGAAGTAGTCTTGGTGGAACAATTATGGAGTTCAATTAAATGGATAAACAAAGCTCAAATACTGTTTGGCATCATGCCACGGTAACGCGTAGTCGCCGAGAGGCATTAAACGGGCATAAATCCGCTATTTTGTGGTTTACCGGCTTGTCAGGGGCCGGCAAGTCAACCTTGGCTCATGCCGTCGAAGAGCGTTTGCATCAATTGAAGTGTCGAACGTTTGTGTTGGATGGCGATAACGTTCGCCAAGGGTTATGTGGCGATCTGGGATTTAGTCATCAAGACCGGCAGGAGAATATCCGTAGAATTGCCGAAGTCGCCAAACTGATGCTGGAAGCCGGTACGATAACGTTAACTGCCTTTATTTCGCCCTTCCGAGCCGAACGGCAGTATGCGCGAAATTTGGTACCGCACGGCGATTTTATCGAAATTTACTGCAACTGCGATTTGTCTGTGTGCGAACAGCGGGATGTAAAAGGCCTATACAAAAAAGCGCGGCAAGGCGATATCAAGCTATTCACCGGTATATCTTCGCCGTATGAAGTGCCGGAAAAACCCGATTTGATAATAGATACCGGGATTTATGAGTTGGAAATGTGTGTCGATCAAGTGATGAACATGCTCGAACTGCGTGGTGTTATCGCTCCTACTCAAAGAGAAATGTAAAGTGAATATCGACGTATTTAATGGCGATGCGGATGGTATTTGTGCGTTGTTACAGTTGCGCCTGGCTTGTCCCTTGGAGTCGACACTTGTTACGGGGGTCAAGCGCGACATCGATTTGCTAAGTCGAGTTTGCGCTGAAGTAGGCGATCAGATAGTTGTGCTCGACATCTCTCTCGATAAGAATCGCTTGCCTCTGTGCGAGCTCCTTAACAATGGTGTCAGTATTTTTTACATGGATCACCATTATGCAGGTGAAATTCCAGTTCACCAGGGTCTAACCTCTTTAATAAACACTGATGCGAATGTTTGCACAAGCTTATTGATGAACATACATTTAAAGCAACGCTTTACAGAGTGGGCTGTGACAGGGGCTTTTGGTGATAATTTGGATGCTTCGGCAAGCGAAGCCGCTAAGTTACTTAATTTAACGGCCCAAGAATTGCTTCAACTAAAGCAACTGGGAATCGCTATCAATTACAACGCTTACGGTACGTGTATCGATGATCTATATTTTGCTCCGGATATGCTCTATAGGCAGCTGGAAGGTTATATATCGCCGTTTGACTTTATCAGAGATAAGGCGGAAGTTTGTCAGCAATTATTTAATGGTTATAACGAGGATATGCGTCTAGCTGCACAAGTTGACGCTGAATATAAGACAGACAGCATCTCGGTATATATTTTGCCCGATGAAAAATGGGCAAGGCGGGTATCTGGTGTGTGGGGGAATCAACTGGCTAATCAGTACCCGGATAGGGCTCACGCAATCGTTAGCAACAATCAAAGGGGAGGTTATCAAATTAGTGTGAGAGCTCCGTTGAATAATAAAGTCGGCGCCGATGTGTTATGTGCTTTATTTTCAGGTGGCGGCCGTAAGGCAGCGGCAGGTATTAATCATATTCCATACCAGCAGTTGAGCAATTTTGTAGCAGCTTTTCAAAGCCAATATCAATGAGCCAAGTTTTTTGTGAAAAATAGCTTATTAATTTCTTGTGTTGTTTATACGATTTTTGTCGTTTACGGCAGTTTGGTGCCATGGCAATTTAATAGTATTTCGTTAAGCGATGCTTGGTTTCGTTTTCAGAATATTGAATATTTGACCCTGGGAATTGCCTCAAGAGCAGATTGGGTTGCCAATATTCTGTTATTTATACCGCTTGCCTTTCTTTGGCTGGGTATGCTTTCCCTAAAGCAACAAATTTTTGGCAGGTGCCTGTCGTCAGTTTTTGTATTGATAGTCAGTTTTTTGCTTTGTTCGACTATCGAGTTTACTCAGTTATTTTTTCCTCCCAGAACAGTGTCGTTAAACGACATAATAGCCGAAACTTTGGGAGCCATAATTGGTGTTTTTGCTTGGTGGATTCTTGGTGAAAGATTTGTCAATTGGTTGGAAAATTGGCAAATAAATAAAACCAATTCAGTTCCCTATTTGCAAATATATTTAGGATGTATGTTTTTTTACAGCGTCATGCCGCTGGATTTAACCCTTAGTCCTGTTGAGTTTTATCATAAATGGCATGAAGGGAGAGTTATTTTACTGCCATTTTATGGGTTAAAGGGTGAGGTATTTCGAGATATATATGACTGCTTGTCTGATGTTATATTATGGCTGCCAATTCCTTGGTTATGGTATAAACTGAAACCTTTAGGTAAAGTCGATTTATTGAAAAGAGTTTTTTTTTCGGCAGCTATAATTGAATTTTTTCAACTGTTTGTATACAGCAGGGTTGCCGATGTTACCGACATTTTCCTTGCGTTGGTGGGTGGTTTTATTGGCGTGCAATTGATAGTTTTAGATTCAAATAGACTTGCTTTGGTTGGAAGCAGTAGTGGTTTGAAAACTTATCATAGATTCACTGTTTT encodes the following:
- the cysC gene encoding adenylyl-sulfate kinase, with product MDKQSSNTVWHHATVTRSRREALNGHKSAILWFTGLSGAGKSTLAHAVEERLHQLKCRTFVLDGDNVRQGLCGDLGFSHQDRQENIRRIAEVAKLMLEAGTITLTAFISPFRAERQYARNLVPHGDFIEIYCNCDLSVCEQRDVKGLYKKARQGDIKLFTGISSPYEVPEKPDLIIDTGIYELEMCVDQVMNMLELRGVIAPTQREM
- a CDS encoding DHHA1 domain-containing protein — encoded protein: MNIDVFNGDADGICALLQLRLACPLESTLVTGVKRDIDLLSRVCAEVGDQIVVLDISLDKNRLPLCELLNNGVSIFYMDHHYAGEIPVHQGLTSLINTDANVCTSLLMNIHLKQRFTEWAVTGAFGDNLDASASEAAKLLNLTAQELLQLKQLGIAINYNAYGTCIDDLYFAPDMLYRQLEGYISPFDFIRDKAEVCQQLFNGYNEDMRLAAQVDAEYKTDSISVYILPDEKWARRVSGVWGNQLANQYPDRAHAIVSNNQRGGYQISVRAPLNNKVGADVLCALFSGGGRKAAAGINHIPYQQLSNFVAAFQSQYQ